The stretch of DNA CGGCCCGCTCCGCTGCCAGCCCCTCCACGCGCCTCCGGGCCAGTACCTGCTCCGTCGTGTCCACCGCGTGCGCCATGATGCCGAACACGCTTCCGCCCGAGTCCTTGAGCGGCTGGTAGACGAAGTCGAGGTAGACGTCCTCCACCACCCCGTTGCCCTTGCGGTCCAGCTTCACCAGCGCATCGTGCGCCACGAAGGGCTTGCCGGTGCCGCGCACGTTGTCGAGGAGCTCCGGGAAGCCCTGGCCCACGACCTCGGGCAAGGCCTCCCGGACGGGCTTTCCGAGCAACGGCCGTTGTCCGGTCAGCTGCTGGTAGAGAGGATTGGACACGGTGAAGGTATGTTCGGGGCCCTCCAGGACGGCGATGATCGCCGGAGCCTGCATGAACACCTCGTAGAGGCGCTCACGCTCCGCCCTCGCCTCGGCCAGGGCCCGATCGCGCTCCATGCGCGCCCGGACCTCCTGGGTCACATCAAAGACCGTGACGAAGACGCCGCCGACCGCGCCCGACTCGTCCCGGGTGGGGTGGTAACACAGCGTGAGGTAGTACTCCTCGGGGTACCCGCGCGGTGCCAGCGGGTACATCCGCTCCTCGAAGGAGACGGTCTCCCCCTGGAAGACGCGCGGGTAGATGGTCTCGTTGATGTGCCAGACCTCGGGCCAGCACTCCCGGTTGCTCTGTCCCAGGCCCCCGGGGTGCTTGGCGCCCATCAGCAGCCGGTAGGCGTCATTGTAGAGCTGGAAGAGTTCCGGTCCCCAGAGGATGACCATCGGAAACCTGGAGCCCAGCATGATGCTCACCGCGGTCTTGAGGCTCTGGGGCCAGCGCTCCACGGGGCCCAACGGATGCGCGCTCCAGTCCTTCACGCGGCACAGCGCGCCCACCTCTCCCCCGTCTGGAAAAACCTCGGCCACGGAGCTTGCGGCGGCCTTCCCGGGCATGGCCATCTCAGGGCATCTCCACCAGGGTCCAGTACTTGTTGAGCGTGGCCATCACCTCCACGAAGTTGACGAAGGTGACCGGCTTGAGCAGGTAGCCGGCGACGTTGAGGTTGTAGGCGTCAATCTTGTCGCGCTCGTTGGCCGAGGTGGTGAGCACCACCACCGAGATCGTCCGCAGCTCCGGATCCGCGCGCAGGGCACGCAGGAACTCGATGCCGTTCATCTTCGGCAGGTTGAGATCGAGCAGCACCAGCCGCCGCCCCTCGGGCACGGTTCCATTGCGCAGCTGCTCCAGCCCCTCGAGTCCGTTGCCGGCCACGTAGAGCGGATTGACGATGTGGTTCTTCTGGAAGGCGCGGCGCACGTTCATCACGTCCACCTCGTCGTCCTCGATCAAAAGGATATGTAAGGGCTCGTTGCTGGCCATGGGTTCAGTCCTCGGCGTTCTTTTCGAGCACGGCAGACGCCAGGAGTCGAGTTTTGGACACCGGCTCGTCTGCTCGGATGCACTCAGACTGTAAGCCGCGTGGGACCCGGGACTTCGGAATACTTCTGGGCCGAGAGGGGATTGTGGAGGGTGTTCTCTACTCAACCCTGCTCCCGTACAGAGCCCTCGTCTCAAGGCTCTTGATGTACCTAGGACTTGAGGACATCTGGGTGGCGCCGGTGAGGCGCCGCGACCGTCGCGGCCCCGTTCCATGGACGACTTACAGAAGACGAAGGAGGAGCTCCTCGCTGAAGTCCTTGTCCTCCGTAAAGCCCTGGAGAAGAGCCACGCCGACCTCGATCAGTTCGTCTATGTGGCCAGCCATGATCTCAAGGCGCCACTGCGAGGGATCTCCAATCTGTCCCAGTGGCTCGAGGAGGATCTGGGGCCCCAACTCGGCGCCGAGCCTCGCCGGCAGCTGGAGCTGCTGCGCGGACGCGTGCAGCGGATGGAGTCCATGATCGATGGCCTGCTCGACTACAGCCGCGCGGGCCGGGTGCGCCACAAGCCCGAGCGGGTCGAGGTCAGCCGGCTGGTGCACGAGGTGATGGAGCAGCTGCCCGCCTGGGCCTCCGCGCGGCTCGAGCTCGGCCCGGGGATGCCGGCCCTCACCACCGAGCGCATGGCGCTCCAGCAGGTGTTCCGGAACCTCTTGTCCAACGCCCTGAGGCACGCGCGCCGCGAGGAGCTGGTGGTGCGGGTCGAGGCAGGGGACGCACAGGACTTCCATCACTTCCGTGTGGCGGACAATGGCCCGGGCATCGCGCCTCAGTACCACGAGAAGATCTGGGGCCTGTTCCAGACGCTCGTCGCGCGCGACAAGGTGGAGGGCTCTGGCATGGGCCTGTGCGTGGTGAAGCGGCTCGTCGAGAGCCGGGGCGGGCGGGTGTGGGTTGAGTCGGCCGAGGGGGCAGGCGCGACGTTCCACTTCACCTGGCCCAAGCCCCAGGAGAGGCTCACGTGAGCGACTCCTCAACCCCTGAGCTGGCCGCGGAGGCTCCCGAGAGGAGCGAGAGCCTCAAGCTCCTGCTCGTCGATGACGACGAAGTCGACCGGCTCACGGTCCGGCGGTACCTGGCCACGAGTGGCATCACGGCGGAGCTCGTGGAGGCCACCAGCGGGCTTGAGGCGCTCGAGTGTCTGAAGGAGCAGTCGTTTGATGTCATCCTCTTGGACTTCCTGCTGCCAGGCGAGGATGGGTTCTGGGTCCTGCGCGAGATAGGAAAGAGGGGCACTCACTCCCCCGTCATCGTACTCACCGGGCAGGGGGATGAGCAGACGGTCATCGAGCTGATGAAGGCGGGGGCCGCCGACTACCTCTCCAAGGTGAAGCTGTCCGCCGAGCGCCTGGAGCAGAGCCTGCGTCAAGCCATGCGGCTGCACCTGGCGGAGCAGCAGCACCGGGCGCTCGCAGAGGTCCTGCCGCAGATCATCTGGACGGCCAGGCCAGACGGCCGCCCCGACTATTACAACCGGCGCTGGTATGAGTACTCCGGGTGGGGGCCGGCGCAATCCCTGGAAGCGGACTGGAGCGGCGTGCTCCATCCGGAGGATCTGCCTGGCTGCCTCGCCCAGTGGAACGCGAGCGTTCAGTCGGGAACCCCCTTCGAGGCCGAGAGCCGCCTGCGGCGCCACGTGGACGGTACCTACCGCTGGCACCTCATCCAGGCCCTGCCGCTGCGCAACGCGCACGGCCGCATCATCCAGTGGCTCGGCACGGGCACCGACATCGACGACCAGAAGCGCGCGGCGGAGACCCTAAGCTTCCTGGCCGAGGCGAGCACCATGCTCACCGCCTCCCTGGAGATGTCCGTCACGCTCGAGCGGCTCTCGGCCCTGCTCATTCCCCGGCTGGGAGATTGGTGTGCCGTCTACCTGCAGGAGGATGATGGACCCATCCGGCAGGCGCTGGTGGCCCACGCGGATGCCGCGAAGGTGCCCCTGCTGCGCGAGCTGCACCGCACCTTCCCCCCGGCGGTGGGCGCTGGCTGCGGCTATCCCCGGGTGCTGCGCACGGGGATAGCGGAGCTGGTGCCCGAGCTCACTGGGCAGATGATCCAGCAGGCGCTGGGCCCCGTGGAGCAGCTGGATTCCAGTGGGCAGCTGCGGCCCAGCTCATGGATCGTCGTGCCGCTGAGTGCCCAGCTGCGCGTCTTCGGAGCCCTGCAGGTGTGCCTCGCCGGGCCGGGCCGCCGCTACACCGCGCGAGACCTCGAGTTGGTGCAGGAGCTGGCACGCCGGGCCGAGATCGCCATCGATAATGCCCGGCTGTTCGAGATGGCCAAGGCCGAGCACCTGAGCGCCGAGCAAGCCAATCGCGCCAAGGACGAGTTCCTGGCCGCTGTCTCTCACGAGCTGCGCACCCCCTTGATGGCGATGCTGGGCTGGACGCGGATGCTGCGCACGGGGCAGCTGCCTCCGGAGAAGCACGCCCGGGCGCTGGAGGCGGTGGAGCGCAACACCCAGGTGCAGACCCAGCTCATCGAGGATCTCCTGGACGTCTCGCGCATCATCACGGGCAAGATGCGGCTGGAGGCCCGGTTGGTGAACCCTCGCGAGTTCATCGAGGCCGCGCTGGATGCGGTGCGCCACGCGGCCGATGCGAAGGGGGTGCTCTTGCACTCCGAGCTGGCTCCGGACACCGGCTCCATCAGCGGCGACACGGACCGGTTGCAACAGATGGTCTGGAACCTGCTCTCCAACGCCATCAAGTTCACGCCCAAGGGTGGACAGGTCACCGTGCGCCTGCAGCGGATGGACGCCAGCGTGCTCATCGAGGTGGAAGACAACGGCCAGGGCATCCCCAAGGGCTCGCTGTCCCATATCTTCGAGCGCTTCTGGCAGGTGGATGGGAGTTCTACCCGCAAGCATGGCGGGCTGGGGTTGGGGCTGGCCATCGTGCGGCACCTCACCGAGCTGCATGGCGGCACCATCGAGGCCTTCAGCCAGGGCGAGGGAAAGGGCGCGCTCTTCAGCCTGAAGCTGCCGCTGGCGACGGTGCCGGTGCTGCAAGGGACTCCGCCTCCGGTTCAGCCCCCGTCGCGCGTGGGAGCGCCGCAGCTTCTCGCTCCTGATCTGGAGGGGCTGCTGGTGCTGGTGGTGGACGATGAGCCCGATGCCCGGGAGCTCCTGACCGTGGTACTGGAGAACTGCAGGGCTCAGGTCATCACCGCGGCCAGCGCTTGGGAGGGACTGGAACGGCTGCAGCGGTCCCGTCCCCAGGTCGTCATCTCGGACATTGGAATGCCCGGAGAGGATGGCTACTCCTTCATGCGCAGGCTGCGCGCGCTGCCGGTGGAGCGGGGGGGCCAGACTCCGGCCATCGCGCTCACGGCCTTCGCGCGGATGGAGGACCGCACCCGGGCACTGCTCGCGGGCTTCCAGATGCATGTGCCCAAGCCCGTCGAGCCCGCGGAGCTGGTGCTGGTGCTGGCCTCGCTCACTGGGCGTCAAGCCCAGGTGGCCAAGCGTCTGGGGGGTACCTTGGCATGAGCGGGGAAGCGCTCCGGGGCCGAGAGGCTGTCCTGAGCGTGGGCCGGGCGCCGGGTCAGGTCTCCTGGAGCCGGCTCCAGGCGGCGCGGTAGCGCGTGAGGCGATCGGCCTCGCGGGGGCCCACGGAGGGCAGCCGCCGGACATCCATGTTGTCCTCCAGGTCCGCCAGCTTCACGCGGCGGGCCAGCGGGTGGGGGCGGAGGCGCTCGATGAAGGCCTCGTAGCTCTCGCCCTCGCGCTTGGTGAGGCAGTCCAGCGCGCCCAGCACCTCTTCTGGGTAGCCCAGGGCGCGCAGCCGCTCCAGCGTGTAGGGGGTGTCCTCCACCACGTCGTGGAGGATGGCCGCCATGCGCTCGGCCTCCGTCTGCAGGCGCATCATCACCCGCAGGGGGTGAAGGATGTAGCTCTGTCCCGCCTTGTCGCGCTGGCCCCGGTGGGCCTCCACGGCCAGGGCGATGGCATCTTCCAGGGTGGGCATCGGCAACCTCCAGGCCCGGCAGCATCCCGCGCCGGGCTGCGGCTCACCAGAGGTCCTTCTTGCCGCGCAGGGCTTTTTTCTGGCTGTCCTGCTTCTTGCCCTCCAGGCGCCGCCGCTGGGAGCCCTTCGTGGGCTGGGTGGCCCGGCGCACCTTGGGCACGAAGGTGAGCGCCTTGAGCCCTTGCCGGAGCCGCTCCAGCGCCACGCCCTTGTTCTGCACCTGGCTGCGGCGCTCGGTGGCGGTGACGGACAGCTCGGTGGGCGGGTGGGTCAGCCGCACGCCGCTGGCCGTGGTGTTGCGGTGCTGGCCGCCCGGGCCGGAGGCGATGAAGTACTCCACCTCGCACGTCTTCAGCAGCGCCTCGTCGTCGAGCTGGAGGGCCGCCAGGGCGGCTTGTCTGCGGATGGGGGAAACGCTCATGGCGGGCCGTACCCTAGCACCCGCGAAGGCGAGGGCGGACAGGCGCCTGGGGGGTGTTAGGTTCCCGGCCATGGTGCTCAAGATCGTTCAGGCGGGAGAGCCGGTGTTGCGGCAGCGCGCGCGGGAGCTGACCCCGGAGGAAATCGCCAGCCCGCAGGTGAAGCAGCTCATCCAGCTCATGCGCGACACGATGCGGGATGCGCCGGGCGTGGGGCTCGCGGCGCCCCAGGTGGGCGTGGGGCTGCGGCTGGTGGTGGTGGAGGACCGGGCCGAGTACCAGGTGGGCGTCAAGCCGGAGGAGCTGGCCGCGCGCGAGCGTCAGCCGGTGAACTTCCACGTGCTCATCAACCCGAGGCTCGTGGTGGAGGATCCGGAGCCCGTGGAGTTTCACGAGGGGTGCTTGAGCGTCAGCGGCTTCTCGGCGCTGGTGCCCCGGGCGCGCGGCGTCCGCGTGGAGGCGCTGGATGAGCACGGGGCCCCCGTTACCCTGGTGGCCCGGGGCTGGTACGCCCGCATTCTCCAGCACGAGTTCGACCACCTGGAGGGGACGCTCTACCTGGACCGGATGGAGCCCCGCAGCTTCACCACCGCGGAGAACCACCGCCGGCACTGGGCGGGCCGTTCCACCTCCGAAGTGCGCACGGCGCTTGGATTGCCGGAACGTTCCCCGTGAGACATCTGGGGCCGTGAGCACCCGCACGGGGAGTGGGGCGGAAGACGTGTACGGTCGCCGCCAGGAGCCCCGTCACAAGACGACCTGTGGGGGCGTGTGCAACAGATAGGGTTATCCTCCAGAATTCGTCTGCTTCACCCAATCCCCCTTTGTCGAGGTACGCATGAGTTCGGTTCGAGTTGTGCGCCGTTGGGCTGCTGCCAGCGTGGTGTCGCTGCTGGTTGTTGGATGCGGTCAGGAGATGAGCCAGGAGCAGGCGCCTCAGGCGGCCCCCGCCTCCGCGTCGCAGGAGATCGTCGGCGGTGCCAACACCACCATCGCCGAGAACCCGTGGCAGGTCTCCCTGCAGGATGGCAGCTTCCACTTCTGCGGCGGCTCCATCATCAACGAGAACTGGATTCTGACCGCGCAGCACTGCGTGAACAGCGGTGGGTCCATCTCCAAGCCGGGCCGCGTGGTGGCCGGCATCACGAAGGTCTCCGGAAGCAGCGCCGGGCAGATCCGCACGGTGGCCGAGGTCGTCGTCTATCCGGGCTACGTGGACGCGAACATTGGCAAGGATGCGGCGCTGCTGCGCCTGTCCTCGCCGCTGGACCTGAGCGGTCCGAACGCGAAGGCCATTCCCCTGGCCACGGCGGCGGACGGCTCGGCGGGCTTCCCCAGCACGGGCTCCTCGGTGCGCGTCACCGGCTGGGGCACGCTGCGCAGCGGCGGCTCCTCTCCGGACACGCTCCAGACGGTCGATGTGGCGGTGCTGACCAACGCCCAGGCTCAGTCGAGCTACCCCCAGGAGACCATCTCGGCGGACCAGCTCGCCGCGGCCGCGGCCGGCAAGGACTCGTGCCAGGGTGACAGCGGCGGTCCCCTGACCGCGCTCAAGGGCAGCACCCGCGTCCTGGCGGGCATCGTGAGCTGGGGCTACGGCTGCGCGGATGCGCGCTACCCGGGCATGTACGCCCGCGTGTCGTCCTTCGAGAGCTGGATCAACTCCACCATCAACGGGACGACGCCTCCTCCCACCGGCTCGACGCTGCTCGACAAGACCGGCCTCTCCGCCTCCACGTCCAAGACCTGGCAGCACTTCGCCATCACGGTTCCGGCGGGCGCCACCAAGCTGACCATCAACCAGTCGGGCGGCACGGGTGACGCGGACCTCTACGTGCGCAAGGGCTCGCAGCCCACCACCACCGCCTACGACTGCCGTCCCTACAAGTCTGGCAACACGGAGTCCTGCTCCATCACCAGCCCCGCCTCGGGCACCTGGTACGTCTCCGTCTACGCTTTCAGCACGTACTCGGCCCTGTCGGTCAAGGCGACCGTGCCGTAGTTCGTAGACCACAGGCTTGATGTCTGTCTGGAAGCCCCCTTTCTCCTCGCTGGAGAAAGGGGGCTTCTGTGTTTGGATCTACGAAGTGGCCAGCCGCAGGAGCGCGCACTGGCACCTGGAGTGTGGGGTGTCCATCTTCCCGCCCCGTCAACCGGAGAGGGGACCATGGACCGGAAGCGATGGTGGTGGGGCAAGGTGCTGGGCTTGGTGCTGTGCGTGCAGGCCGTGGGTTGTTCGTCGGACGAACCTGCTCCCACTGGGCCGCCGGACGCGGAGGAGGCGCCTTCCGCCCCTCCCACGCCCCCCCAGGCGCAGGTGCCCGTGCCTCCCTCGCCTCCGGAGGACCCGGCGCCCGCGTCCGCGTGCGAGGGCCTCCTGCCCGAGCAGCTCGGGCCCAGCCGGAGCATCGTCGTGGATGCCCTTTCCCCGTACGCCGAATGTGGAGGGGGCACGAGTGATGGCGCGGGTTTCCTGGCGCTCATGAATTTTGGCACGCATGGCGTGCCGTCCTGGGACGTGGTCTCAGGGGAGGGGG from Stigmatella aurantiaca encodes:
- a CDS encoding response regulator → MASNEPLHILLIEDDEVDVMNVRRAFQKNHIVNPLYVAGNGLEGLEQLRNGTVPEGRRLVLLDLNLPKMNGIEFLRALRADPELRTISVVVLTTSANERDKIDAYNLNVAGYLLKPVTFVNFVEVMATLNKYWTLVEMP
- a CDS encoding sensor histidine kinase, with amino-acid sequence MDDLQKTKEELLAEVLVLRKALEKSHADLDQFVYVASHDLKAPLRGISNLSQWLEEDLGPQLGAEPRRQLELLRGRVQRMESMIDGLLDYSRAGRVRHKPERVEVSRLVHEVMEQLPAWASARLELGPGMPALTTERMALQQVFRNLLSNALRHARREELVVRVEAGDAQDFHHFRVADNGPGIAPQYHEKIWGLFQTLVARDKVEGSGMGLCVVKRLVESRGGRVWVESAEGAGATFHFTWPKPQERLT
- a CDS encoding response regulator; the encoded protein is MSDSSTPELAAEAPERSESLKLLLVDDDEVDRLTVRRYLATSGITAELVEATSGLEALECLKEQSFDVILLDFLLPGEDGFWVLREIGKRGTHSPVIVLTGQGDEQTVIELMKAGAADYLSKVKLSAERLEQSLRQAMRLHLAEQQHRALAEVLPQIIWTARPDGRPDYYNRRWYEYSGWGPAQSLEADWSGVLHPEDLPGCLAQWNASVQSGTPFEAESRLRRHVDGTYRWHLIQALPLRNAHGRIIQWLGTGTDIDDQKRAAETLSFLAEASTMLTASLEMSVTLERLSALLIPRLGDWCAVYLQEDDGPIRQALVAHADAAKVPLLRELHRTFPPAVGAGCGYPRVLRTGIAELVPELTGQMIQQALGPVEQLDSSGQLRPSSWIVVPLSAQLRVFGALQVCLAGPGRRYTARDLELVQELARRAEIAIDNARLFEMAKAEHLSAEQANRAKDEFLAAVSHELRTPLMAMLGWTRMLRTGQLPPEKHARALEAVERNTQVQTQLIEDLLDVSRIITGKMRLEARLVNPREFIEAALDAVRHAADAKGVLLHSELAPDTGSISGDTDRLQQMVWNLLSNAIKFTPKGGQVTVRLQRMDASVLIEVEDNGQGIPKGSLSHIFERFWQVDGSSTRKHGGLGLGLAIVRHLTELHGGTIEAFSQGEGKGALFSLKLPLATVPVLQGTPPPVQPPSRVGAPQLLAPDLEGLLVLVVDDEPDARELLTVVLENCRAQVITAASAWEGLERLQRSRPQVVISDIGMPGEDGYSFMRRLRALPVERGGQTPAIALTAFARMEDRTRALLAGFQMHVPKPVEPAELVLVLASLTGRQAQVAKRLGGTLA
- a CDS encoding HD domain-containing protein, yielding MPTLEDAIALAVEAHRGQRDKAGQSYILHPLRVMMRLQTEAERMAAILHDVVEDTPYTLERLRALGYPEEVLGALDCLTKREGESYEAFIERLRPHPLARRVKLADLEDNMDVRRLPSVGPREADRLTRYRAAWSRLQET
- a CDS encoding peptide chain release factor family protein, yielding MSVSPIRRQAALAALQLDDEALLKTCEVEYFIASGPGGQHRNTTASGVRLTHPPTELSVTATERRSQVQNKGVALERLRQGLKALTFVPKVRRATQPTKGSQRRRLEGKKQDSQKKALRGKKDLW
- the def gene encoding peptide deformylase, which translates into the protein MVLKIVQAGEPVLRQRARELTPEEIASPQVKQLIQLMRDTMRDAPGVGLAAPQVGVGLRLVVVEDRAEYQVGVKPEELAARERQPVNFHVLINPRLVVEDPEPVEFHEGCLSVSGFSALVPRARGVRVEALDEHGAPVTLVARGWYARILQHEFDHLEGTLYLDRMEPRSFTTAENHRRHWAGRSTSEVRTALGLPERSP
- a CDS encoding trypsin-like serine protease is translated as MSQEQAPQAAPASASQEIVGGANTTIAENPWQVSLQDGSFHFCGGSIINENWILTAQHCVNSGGSISKPGRVVAGITKVSGSSAGQIRTVAEVVVYPGYVDANIGKDAALLRLSSPLDLSGPNAKAIPLATAADGSAGFPSTGSSVRVTGWGTLRSGGSSPDTLQTVDVAVLTNAQAQSSYPQETISADQLAAAAAGKDSCQGDSGGPLTALKGSTRVLAGIVSWGYGCADARYPGMYARVSSFESWINSTINGTTPPPTGSTLLDKTGLSASTSKTWQHFAITVPAGATKLTINQSGGTGDADLYVRKGSQPTTTAYDCRPYKSGNTESCSITSPASGTWYVSVYAFSTYSALSVKATVP